The window ATATTCAGCACTTTAATTGTAAATACGAAACAGAATCTAAAAATTAAAATTATTTTATAAATCGGATTCAGTATTGAAATTATCTTAAATATTCTTATGTCTAACAATGTAATGTTTTTATCTTATTCCTTTATTGAAATTCAAATAGAGAGAAAAGTAAAAAATTGTAAGCAGGCAGGAATCCGATTAAATGTTTGCTTTTCTTTGCACGTGTCTGGACTTACATAAGAGAAGGAGGTATACGTTTGGCTAATTCTTCTAAAGATGCGGATAGCAGCCTTAAGAGCACAGTTAAACCCAGGTACCTTATTCTGGGTAGCGGTAGTATTGGTTTTGCGCTTGCAAAAGAGCTCAGGGAAAGCAATAAGCTTGTAATCATTGTAGATAACGACGAAGCCAAGGTTGAGACTCTCAGAGAAGAGGGTTTTGAAACCATTCTCGGAGATATTGCTGATCCCGAACTTGTTAATCATATTGACTTTAAAAATGTCGTTGCAATACTCTTCCTGAGTTCAAACAATGAGGCGAACAGGAAAGGAATTGAAAACTTTAAGAAAGTAGTAAACCCGGATATCCAGATATTTTCCCGCGCCTCGGATATCCTCAATAAAGAAAAGATGGAAGATCTGGGGTCAGATTTCGTTTTTATGCCCTCCAAGTTGGTTGCAAGCTCTCTTTCCCGTTCCCTTGAGAGGGCTGAATCAGTCCACAGGGGTAACAGGCTTGCCAGATGGCTGAAAGGGATCAGGGATAAAAAACTTGCTATTGTTATCCACGACAACCCTGACCCGGATGCGATATCCAGCGGGCTTGCTTTAAAGGAAATCGCAAAAAGCCTTGGGATTGAAGCAAATATCCTTTATCACGGAAGGATCGGGCATCAGGAAAACAAGGCTTTTGTAAACCTTCTCGGGATTGACCTCGGCAAGATGGAAGAGCATGACCCGAAGGACTTTGATGAAATTGCTCTGATAGATTGCTCAATCCCCGGTGTTAATAATATGGTTCCTCCGAACTCATATGTAGGTATTGTGATAGACCATCACCCACCTGGAGAAACCGAGATCAAAGCTGATTATATAGACATCCGGCCTAATTTCGGGGCAACAGCCACTATCATGACAAAGTACCTGCAGCAGCTCAATATAAATATATCGAAGACCCTGGCAACGGCTTTACTCTATGGGATCAGGACTGACACACAGGACTTTAAGCGGAAAACCGACCCTGCAGACCTCTCAGCTGCTTCATACCTCTATCCCCTTTCGAATCATGGGATCCTGGACCAGCTTGAGCAGCCTTCAATGGCTATTGAGACCCTTGAAGTGCTCGGGGAAGCCATCCGGAACCGCCAGGTAATCGGGAGTTACCTTCTCTCAAATGTCGGGAACATCCGCGATAGGGATACTCTTCCTCAGGCTGCGGATTACCTCCTGAGCCTTGAAGGGATCTCTACAACTGTTGTCTTCGGGGTCACTGACGAACGCATCTATATCTCGGGCCGCAGCAACGATATAAGGGTCAACCTGGGAGAAATCATGCGTCAGGCTTTCGGAGAAGATGCAGGAGGGCATGCAAATGCAGCCGGTGCCCAGATACCCCTCGGGGTTTTCAGTGCCACAAAAGACAGGCAGACCCTCTTAAGGCTCGTTAACGAAGCAGTCGTCAAAAGATTCCTGAGTGCCGTCGGAGTTGAAAGTACAGGAGAATGAACTCCCTCTCCCTAAAATCTTTGTCTAACGGCTCAGATTAGTGAGGACGGGGTCTTCCCACCTGCGGAGACAAACTTCGAAAGAAAAACAGGCTTTTTCAGTAAAAACGTAATCATTGAACTTTCTAAGAGAGAAAAGAAGGAGGGATTTTCTCTTTCCCTCTCTTTTTTCAGATCCCTTTATTTTTTCAGATCTCTTTTTTATTACCCTTTTTCACTTCTAACGCTTATTTTTTCACTTCTAAAACTTATTATACGTTTTTTGCTTCATTCAGGAATTTTTGACTTTTATTATATTTCCGTCCAAAATGTCGTTCTCAGTTACTTGAATTGTTGCAATAGTTGAGTTATCTCCTGCAGTCAGGGAATAAGCAGAGGTTGCATGAACTCCGTTTCCTGTATTTTCAGTTGAATAAGGCACGGTTATTTCAAATGAACCATTCTCATCCGCCATTTCACCTTTCTGATATGTGAATTTTCTGCCTGTATTTGAGCTGAGCTCAAGTGTTGCCATCACAGCCTGGTTAGGGCTTGCAGTGCCTGTTAGTGTGGCTCCCGGAACATATTCAAATATCTTCACAGTGTCTATTTTACTACTTTCATTCTCTGTGGAATTTATGGTGCTTTCGTGGATTAGCCTGAAATTTCCCAGGGATGTTCCGTCAAGTTTGTGAAGCTTATATATCTCGCTCTGCAGAAGAGCCTGTTTGGGAGTTGCAACGGTTGTGAGGCCTGTATTTTCGTTTGTGGTTTTGACTTCGTAATAGTCTCCGATATTTTTTCCTGCTATCTCAGCAATCGCACTGAACTTGCCTTCTGCCATCAGTGTGTCGGTTATTACGTATTTTACATTGAGTTTTTCAACTATTGTTTTTGCTTCCTCTTCGGAATCAGTTATGAAGAAGCGTGCAGAGTCGTCTACACCGGTCTGGAAATTATTGGCGACTACAGGCCGTTTTCCCACATATACAATCCAGTTTCCGTAGTCCCACCAGCTAAGGACCCCGTACTCAGGGGTTTCTGAAGGCTCAAGATAATAGGACGTTGCAGGGGTCGAGGCTTCAAGCCATTTGAGGGAGTCCTCCCATTCAGGGCCAATTGAGACGGCATCCTTTGAAAAAGCAGCACCTAACCATATGGAGGGCACAAAGACAAGTCCTATCAGTGCTACTCCTGATACAAGTTTGAAGTAGTCAGATCCTTCATCTGTGCTTCTGGACTCTGCCACATGTCTGGCTTTTGATTTTGATTTGGTTCTTGATACTGTCTTTTGTCCTGTTTTAAAGGTGGATTCCGAATTATTCTCTGTTTTTTTCCCGGATTTTACCAGCTTTTTTATTTCTTTTCCGAAATCAAGAGAGTCCATCAAAACCCACATGATATATGCGGTAAGGATTGAGATATTTATTGCAAAAAGGTAGGTGAAACGCCTCTGTGAAAGGGCAAGGTATGCATAAAAAAGTGTCCACACAAGGAAAAATACTCCTTCTGGCTTTAACTTTTCGCCTTTCAATTCAAGGCTGAACAGGAAAAATCCTGCCAGTGCCGTCAGGAAAGAAAGCCCGAAACTTCCAATTACCGACGAGAGGGTAAATTTTCCCTGTGATGTCAGAAAGAGGGGCACTGCTTCGGAAATTGTGCCTATGTATTCGCCTTTTCCGGAAAAGAACCTCAGTCCTTCGATAACAAAAGCATAGTATTCAACGGAAAATAGCCGAAGGAAAAGAAGTCCTGAGCCAAAAACGAGTATTAAAACGCCAGGGTAGTACTTCCAGTCCATTCCTTTCTTTGAGACATATGCTGAAAAGCCCCAGAGAAAGAATAATCCGGCGAGCAGGATCAGTACATAGACCACCTGGAACCATGAAAGATACATTGCACTCATTTCAAGTCCCGGGCGAGCTGCTCCTGCTGAAAGGGGAATTGTAAACAAAAGTGTTGCAAACAGAGTTACAGCCGAGCAGACGAAGAGGTAATCTGATCCTTTTCCTGCTTTAAGGTCGAGTGTTGCCTGAACCAGTGCATAAAGAACAACAAAGCTGATTAAGGCAGGCGCTCCTACCCATGTAAAGACAAGGAGCGAAAAAAATAGCCCTGAAGCCGCTGCAAACACCAGAGGATTTAGGAGTTTCTTATCTGAGGCTATGTTTTTGAGTGAATTTAATGAAAGTTTGCTCTCCCCTGCCAGCTTTAAGGCAAGTATGAAAAATGCATAGGCAGCTGTTGAGAGGAGCACTTCAGCTACGTGGTGGTCGACTGCCCCAAAACGGGATATATATACATGAGCAGGCAGAACCGCAAAAATAAAAGCTCCAAGAAGCCCCGTTTTTCTGTCAAAGACTGAAGTCGCTACCATATAAACCGGAATTAATGTAAGGACTCCGAGCAGTACAGGCAAAAGAGCCCCTGCAAATTCGACAGTATGCATGTCAGGATGTCCTCCTCCCAGAATTATTGCAAGCAGGGCACCTAACAGGTCAAAGAGTGGCGGCCACCCAATCTCAAAACCATAAGGATAGTTGATATAGGTATCAAAGTTAAGAATATGAGGGAAACTGGAGACCGTATATAGAATGCGCCGCATATGATAGAACTCATCATATCCCGTGAAGGTTATGCCTCCGTCTGCAGTAAGTGAAGCATAGGAGAGCATGCGCATGAGAAAAGCAACTACTATTACAGCGATAAATGAAATTATTT is drawn from Methanosarcina lacustris Z-7289 and contains these coding sequences:
- a CDS encoding oligosaccharyl transferase, archaeosortase A system-associated translates to MRSPAEKGSANSSRIKIISFIAVIVVAFLMRMLSYASLTADGGITFTGYDEFYHMRRILYTVSSFPHILNFDTYINYPYGFEIGWPPLFDLLGALLAIILGGGHPDMHTVEFAGALLPVLLGVLTLIPVYMVATSVFDRKTGLLGAFIFAVLPAHVYISRFGAVDHHVAEVLLSTAAYAFFILALKLAGESKLSLNSLKNIASDKKLLNPLVFAAASGLFFSLLVFTWVGAPALISFVVLYALVQATLDLKAGKGSDYLFVCSAVTLFATLLFTIPLSAGAARPGLEMSAMYLSWFQVVYVLILLAGLFFLWGFSAYVSKKGMDWKYYPGVLILVFGSGLLFLRLFSVEYYAFVIEGLRFFSGKGEYIGTISEAVPLFLTSQGKFTLSSVIGSFGLSFLTALAGFFLFSLELKGEKLKPEGVFFLVWTLFYAYLALSQRRFTYLFAINISILTAYIMWVLMDSLDFGKEIKKLVKSGKKTENNSESTFKTGQKTVSRTKSKSKARHVAESRSTDEGSDYFKLVSGVALIGLVFVPSIWLGAAFSKDAVSIGPEWEDSLKWLEASTPATSYYLEPSETPEYGVLSWWDYGNWIVYVGKRPVVANNFQTGVDDSARFFITDSEEEAKTIVEKLNVKYVITDTLMAEGKFSAIAEIAGKNIGDYYEVKTTNENTGLTTVATPKQALLQSEIYKLHKLDGTSLGNFRLIHESTINSTENESSKIDTVKIFEYVPGATLTGTASPNQAVMATLELSSNTGRKFTYQKGEMADENGSFEITVPYSTENTGNGVHATSAYSLTAGDNSTIATIQVTENDILDGNIIKVKNS
- a CDS encoding DHH family phosphoesterase, producing MANSSKDADSSLKSTVKPRYLILGSGSIGFALAKELRESNKLVIIVDNDEAKVETLREEGFETILGDIADPELVNHIDFKNVVAILFLSSNNEANRKGIENFKKVVNPDIQIFSRASDILNKEKMEDLGSDFVFMPSKLVASSLSRSLERAESVHRGNRLARWLKGIRDKKLAIVIHDNPDPDAISSGLALKEIAKSLGIEANILYHGRIGHQENKAFVNLLGIDLGKMEEHDPKDFDEIALIDCSIPGVNNMVPPNSYVGIVIDHHPPGETEIKADYIDIRPNFGATATIMTKYLQQLNINISKTLATALLYGIRTDTQDFKRKTDPADLSAASYLYPLSNHGILDQLEQPSMAIETLEVLGEAIRNRQVIGSYLLSNVGNIRDRDTLPQAADYLLSLEGISTTVVFGVTDERIYISGRSNDIRVNLGEIMRQAFGEDAGGHANAAGAQIPLGVFSATKDRQTLLRLVNEAVVKRFLSAVGVESTGE